One window from the genome of Salvia miltiorrhiza cultivar Shanhuang (shh) chromosome 7, IMPLAD_Smil_shh, whole genome shotgun sequence encodes:
- the LOC130992571 gene encoding probable rhamnogalacturonate lyase B isoform X3, whose product MSTTKLRLHIRERYVVMENAIVRVTLSKPDGIVTAIKYNHMDNLLETANDESNRGYWDLVWSEAGSSGTTGTYDRIAATNFEVVVETEEQIELSFSRKWDTSLQGKLAPLNIDKRFILLRDSSGFYSYAIYERLEGWPGFNLDETRIAFKLKKNKFRYMAMADNRRRYMPLPDDRLPGRGQALDYPEAVLLVDPIDPQFKGEVDDKYSYSGENEEVKVHGWISMDGGVGFWQIMASNEFRTGGSTKQDLTSHMFVSAHYGGEDLVLKFGEGEAWNKVFGPVFIYLNSTNSQPQQDPLSLWEDAKQQALEQIESWPYNFPASEDFPKSAQRGNVTGTLLIKDRYVSDDDVVGNGAYIGLAPPGEVGSWQTEGKGYQFWSRADEEGDFSINNIRIGEYNLYAWMPGFIGGFKHDQNLNITPGCKIDMGKLVYEPARDGPTLWEIGIPDRTAQQFYVPDPNPKYINKLYINHPDRFRQYGLWERYGESYPDRDLVYTVGQSNYTTDWFFAHVPRRKNANSYKATTWQIKFKLEAVEPNGKYYLRLAIASAAQAELQVRTNNPDQNPALFTSGLIGKDNAIARHGIHGLYWLFNVEMPSALFIKGINTIYLTQANATSPFQGIMYDYIRLEAP is encoded by the exons ATGTCAACTACAAAACTACGGTTGCACATTCGAGAACGCTAT GTGGTGATGGAAAATGCCATCGTTAGAGTCACATTATCAAAACCAGATGGCATTGTAACTGCAATAAAATACAATCACATGGACAATCTGCTGGAAACAGCCAACGATGAATCTAACAGAGG GTACTGGGACTTGGTTTGGAGTGAAGCAGGAAGTAGTGGAACTACAGGGACATATGATAG aATTGCTGCAACAAATTTTGAAGTTGTGGTGGAAACAGAGGAGCAAATAGAGTTATCATTCTCAAGAAAATGGGATACATCCCTCCAGGGAAAGCTTGCTCCATTAAACATAGACAAAAG GTTCATACTGCTTCGCGATTCGTCAGGGTTCTATTCGTATGCAATATACGAACGGTTGGAAGGGTGGCCTGGATTCAACCTGGACGAAACAAGAATCGCGTTCAAACTGAAGAAAAACAA GTTTAGATATATGGCGATGGCAGACAACAGGCGAAGATACATGCCGTTGCCAGATGACAGGCTACCGGGGAGAGGACAAGCCTTGGACTATCCTGAAGCTGTACTACTTGTGGACCCCATCGACCCTCAGTTCAAGGGAGAG GTGGACGACAAGTACTCGTACTCGGGTGAGAACGAAGAAGTGAAGGTGCATGGATGGATAAGCATGGATGGAGGTGTGGGTTTCTGGCAGATAATGGCTAGCAATGAATTCAGAACAGGAGGCTCTACCAAGCAAGACCTCACCTCTCAT ATGTTTGTTAGTGCACACTATGGGGGTGAGGATTTAGTGCTCAAATTTGGAGAAGGAGAGGCATGGAACAAAGTTTTTGGTCCAGTTTTCATTTATCTCAATTCTACCAATTCACAACCTCAACAAGACCCCCTTTCGCTTTGGGAAGATGCCAAACAACAG GCATTGGAGCAAATTGAGAGTTGGCCTTACAATTTTCCAGCATCGGAGGACTTCCCAAAATCAGCTCAAAGGGGTAACGTCACCGGCACATTACTAATTAAAGACAG GTATGTGAGTGATGATGATGTGGTGGGAAATGGTGCTTACATTGGGTTGGCTCCACCAGGAGAAGTAGGGTCATGGCAAACAGAAGGCAAG GGTTATCAGTTTTGGAGTAGAGCGGATGAAGAAGGTGATTTTAGCATCAACAACATCCGAATTGGAGAGTACAATCTGTATGCATGGATGCCAGGATTCATTGGAGGTTTCAAGCATGATCAGAACCTTAACATAACCCCAG GATGCAAGATTGATATGGGGAAGTTAGTGTACGAGCCAGCTCGAGATGGACCAACCCTGTGGGAAATAGGCATTCCTGATCGTACTGCTCAACAGTTTTACGTTCCAGATCCTAACCCCAAATACATTAATAAACTTTATATTAATCATCCCGACAG GTTCAGGCAATATGGATTATGGGAGAGATATGGGGAATCATATCCCGATCGCGATTTAGTCTATACAGTTGGGCAGAGCAATTACACAACTGATTGGTTCTTTGCCCACGTTCCCAG AAGAAAAAACGCCAATTCATATAAAGCAACAACATGGCAAATCAAGTTCAAACTCGAGGCAGTCGAACCAAATGGAAAATACTATTTGAGATTGGCGATTGCATCTGCAGCTCAAGCTGAATTACAG GTACGAACAAATAATCCTGACCAAAATCCAGCATTGTTTACGAGTGGATTAATAGGAAAAGACAACGCAATTGCGAGACATGGAATCCATGGTCTTTATTGGCTGTTTAATGTGGAAATGCCATCAGCTTTATTTATTAAAGGGATTAACACTATTTATTTGACTCAAGCAAATGCTACTTCTCCATTCCAGGGAATCATGTATGATTACATACGCCTCGAAGCTCCCTAA
- the LOC130992571 gene encoding probable rhamnogalacturonate lyase B isoform X1 encodes MSTTKLRLHIRERYVVMENAIVRVTLSKPDGIVTAIKYNHMDNLLETANDESNRGYWDLVWSEAGSSGTTGTYDRIAATNFEVVVETEEQIELSFSRKWDTSLQGKLAPLNIDKRFILLRDSSGFYSYAIYERLEGWPGFNLDETRIAFKLKKNKFRYMAMADNRRRYMPLPDDRLPGRGQALDYPEAVLLVDPIDPQFKGEVDDKYSYSGENEEVKVHGWISMDGGVGFWQIMASNEFRTGGSTKQDLTSHVGPTTLAMFVSAHYGGEDLVLKFGEGEAWNKVFGPVFIYLNSTNSQPQQDPLSLWEDAKQQALEQIESWPYNFPASEDFPKSAQRGNVTGTLLIKDRYVSDDDVVGNGAYIGLAPPGEVGSWQTEGKGYQFWSRADEEGDFSINNIRIGEYNLYAWMPGFIGGFKHDQNLNITPGCKIDMGKLVYEPARDGPTLWEIGIPDRTAQQFYVPDPNPKYINKLYINHPDRFRQYGLWERYGESYPDRDLVYTVGQSNYTTDWFFAHVPRRKNANSYKATTWQIKFKLEAVEPNGKYYLRLAIASAAQAELQVRTNNPDQNPALFTSGLIGKDNAIARHGIHGLYWLFNVEMPSALFIKGINTIYLTQANATSPFQGIMYDYIRLEAP; translated from the exons ATGTCAACTACAAAACTACGGTTGCACATTCGAGAACGCTAT GTGGTGATGGAAAATGCCATCGTTAGAGTCACATTATCAAAACCAGATGGCATTGTAACTGCAATAAAATACAATCACATGGACAATCTGCTGGAAACAGCCAACGATGAATCTAACAGAGG GTACTGGGACTTGGTTTGGAGTGAAGCAGGAAGTAGTGGAACTACAGGGACATATGATAG aATTGCTGCAACAAATTTTGAAGTTGTGGTGGAAACAGAGGAGCAAATAGAGTTATCATTCTCAAGAAAATGGGATACATCCCTCCAGGGAAAGCTTGCTCCATTAAACATAGACAAAAG GTTCATACTGCTTCGCGATTCGTCAGGGTTCTATTCGTATGCAATATACGAACGGTTGGAAGGGTGGCCTGGATTCAACCTGGACGAAACAAGAATCGCGTTCAAACTGAAGAAAAACAA GTTTAGATATATGGCGATGGCAGACAACAGGCGAAGATACATGCCGTTGCCAGATGACAGGCTACCGGGGAGAGGACAAGCCTTGGACTATCCTGAAGCTGTACTACTTGTGGACCCCATCGACCCTCAGTTCAAGGGAGAG GTGGACGACAAGTACTCGTACTCGGGTGAGAACGAAGAAGTGAAGGTGCATGGATGGATAAGCATGGATGGAGGTGTGGGTTTCTGGCAGATAATGGCTAGCAATGAATTCAGAACAGGAGGCTCTACCAAGCAAGACCTCACCTCTCATGTCGGTCCCACCACTCTTGCT ATGTTTGTTAGTGCACACTATGGGGGTGAGGATTTAGTGCTCAAATTTGGAGAAGGAGAGGCATGGAACAAAGTTTTTGGTCCAGTTTTCATTTATCTCAATTCTACCAATTCACAACCTCAACAAGACCCCCTTTCGCTTTGGGAAGATGCCAAACAACAG GCATTGGAGCAAATTGAGAGTTGGCCTTACAATTTTCCAGCATCGGAGGACTTCCCAAAATCAGCTCAAAGGGGTAACGTCACCGGCACATTACTAATTAAAGACAG GTATGTGAGTGATGATGATGTGGTGGGAAATGGTGCTTACATTGGGTTGGCTCCACCAGGAGAAGTAGGGTCATGGCAAACAGAAGGCAAG GGTTATCAGTTTTGGAGTAGAGCGGATGAAGAAGGTGATTTTAGCATCAACAACATCCGAATTGGAGAGTACAATCTGTATGCATGGATGCCAGGATTCATTGGAGGTTTCAAGCATGATCAGAACCTTAACATAACCCCAG GATGCAAGATTGATATGGGGAAGTTAGTGTACGAGCCAGCTCGAGATGGACCAACCCTGTGGGAAATAGGCATTCCTGATCGTACTGCTCAACAGTTTTACGTTCCAGATCCTAACCCCAAATACATTAATAAACTTTATATTAATCATCCCGACAG GTTCAGGCAATATGGATTATGGGAGAGATATGGGGAATCATATCCCGATCGCGATTTAGTCTATACAGTTGGGCAGAGCAATTACACAACTGATTGGTTCTTTGCCCACGTTCCCAG AAGAAAAAACGCCAATTCATATAAAGCAACAACATGGCAAATCAAGTTCAAACTCGAGGCAGTCGAACCAAATGGAAAATACTATTTGAGATTGGCGATTGCATCTGCAGCTCAAGCTGAATTACAG GTACGAACAAATAATCCTGACCAAAATCCAGCATTGTTTACGAGTGGATTAATAGGAAAAGACAACGCAATTGCGAGACATGGAATCCATGGTCTTTATTGGCTGTTTAATGTGGAAATGCCATCAGCTTTATTTATTAAAGGGATTAACACTATTTATTTGACTCAAGCAAATGCTACTTCTCCATTCCAGGGAATCATGTATGATTACATACGCCTCGAAGCTCCCTAA
- the LOC130992571 gene encoding probable rhamnogalacturonate lyase B isoform X2, with protein sequence MSTTKLRLHIRERYVVMENAIVRVTLSKPDGIVTAIKYNHMDNLLETANDESNRGYWDLVWSEAGSSGTTGTYDRIAATNFEVVVETEEQIELSFSRKWDTSLQGKLAPLNIDKRFILLRDSSGFYSYAIYERLEGWPGFNLDETRIAFKLKKNKFRYMAMADNRRRYMPLPDDRLPGRGQALDYPEAVLLVDPIDPQFKGEVDDKYSYSGENEEVKVHGWISMDGGVGFWQIMASNEFRTGGSTKQDLTSHVGPTTLAMFVSAHYGGEDLVLKFGEGEAWNKVFGPVFIYLNSTNSQPQQDPLSLWEDAKQQALEQIESWPYNFPASEDFPKSAQRGNVTGTLLIKDRYVSDDDVVGNGAYIGLAPPGEVGSWQTEGKGYQFWSRADEEGDFSINNIRIGEYNLYAWMPGFIGGFKHDQNLNITPGCKIDMGKLVYEPARDGPTLWEIGIPDRTAQQFYVPDPNPKYINKLYINHPDRFRQYGLWERYGESYPDRDLVYTVGQSNYTTDWFFAHVPRKNANSYKATTWQIKFKLEAVEPNGKYYLRLAIASAAQAELQVRTNNPDQNPALFTSGLIGKDNAIARHGIHGLYWLFNVEMPSALFIKGINTIYLTQANATSPFQGIMYDYIRLEAP encoded by the exons ATGTCAACTACAAAACTACGGTTGCACATTCGAGAACGCTAT GTGGTGATGGAAAATGCCATCGTTAGAGTCACATTATCAAAACCAGATGGCATTGTAACTGCAATAAAATACAATCACATGGACAATCTGCTGGAAACAGCCAACGATGAATCTAACAGAGG GTACTGGGACTTGGTTTGGAGTGAAGCAGGAAGTAGTGGAACTACAGGGACATATGATAG aATTGCTGCAACAAATTTTGAAGTTGTGGTGGAAACAGAGGAGCAAATAGAGTTATCATTCTCAAGAAAATGGGATACATCCCTCCAGGGAAAGCTTGCTCCATTAAACATAGACAAAAG GTTCATACTGCTTCGCGATTCGTCAGGGTTCTATTCGTATGCAATATACGAACGGTTGGAAGGGTGGCCTGGATTCAACCTGGACGAAACAAGAATCGCGTTCAAACTGAAGAAAAACAA GTTTAGATATATGGCGATGGCAGACAACAGGCGAAGATACATGCCGTTGCCAGATGACAGGCTACCGGGGAGAGGACAAGCCTTGGACTATCCTGAAGCTGTACTACTTGTGGACCCCATCGACCCTCAGTTCAAGGGAGAG GTGGACGACAAGTACTCGTACTCGGGTGAGAACGAAGAAGTGAAGGTGCATGGATGGATAAGCATGGATGGAGGTGTGGGTTTCTGGCAGATAATGGCTAGCAATGAATTCAGAACAGGAGGCTCTACCAAGCAAGACCTCACCTCTCATGTCGGTCCCACCACTCTTGCT ATGTTTGTTAGTGCACACTATGGGGGTGAGGATTTAGTGCTCAAATTTGGAGAAGGAGAGGCATGGAACAAAGTTTTTGGTCCAGTTTTCATTTATCTCAATTCTACCAATTCACAACCTCAACAAGACCCCCTTTCGCTTTGGGAAGATGCCAAACAACAG GCATTGGAGCAAATTGAGAGTTGGCCTTACAATTTTCCAGCATCGGAGGACTTCCCAAAATCAGCTCAAAGGGGTAACGTCACCGGCACATTACTAATTAAAGACAG GTATGTGAGTGATGATGATGTGGTGGGAAATGGTGCTTACATTGGGTTGGCTCCACCAGGAGAAGTAGGGTCATGGCAAACAGAAGGCAAG GGTTATCAGTTTTGGAGTAGAGCGGATGAAGAAGGTGATTTTAGCATCAACAACATCCGAATTGGAGAGTACAATCTGTATGCATGGATGCCAGGATTCATTGGAGGTTTCAAGCATGATCAGAACCTTAACATAACCCCAG GATGCAAGATTGATATGGGGAAGTTAGTGTACGAGCCAGCTCGAGATGGACCAACCCTGTGGGAAATAGGCATTCCTGATCGTACTGCTCAACAGTTTTACGTTCCAGATCCTAACCCCAAATACATTAATAAACTTTATATTAATCATCCCGACAG GTTCAGGCAATATGGATTATGGGAGAGATATGGGGAATCATATCCCGATCGCGATTTAGTCTATACAGTTGGGCAGAGCAATTACACAACTGATTGGTTCTTTGCCCACGTTCCCAG AAAAAACGCCAATTCATATAAAGCAACAACATGGCAAATCAAGTTCAAACTCGAGGCAGTCGAACCAAATGGAAAATACTATTTGAGATTGGCGATTGCATCTGCAGCTCAAGCTGAATTACAG GTACGAACAAATAATCCTGACCAAAATCCAGCATTGTTTACGAGTGGATTAATAGGAAAAGACAACGCAATTGCGAGACATGGAATCCATGGTCTTTATTGGCTGTTTAATGTGGAAATGCCATCAGCTTTATTTATTAAAGGGATTAACACTATTTATTTGACTCAAGCAAATGCTACTTCTCCATTCCAGGGAATCATGTATGATTACATACGCCTCGAAGCTCCCTAA